The Anguilla anguilla isolate fAngAng1 chromosome 19, fAngAng1.pri, whole genome shotgun sequence genome has a segment encoding these proteins:
- the ptprq gene encoding phosphatidylinositol phosphatase PTPRQ isoform X3 produces MNQNSLMDKTVLLWLISDYLLKVLSLSCSRERGSVEVQVEFGRFPHAQEAELYSLTCSSTGSQTLWLNATDSSGCVPDCRVVLHEPLEAEMYNVDIKAIKNNVILETKSFRVDPKPSSSLSVGAMVSSAYFSWGSGAGEPSTSSLRLRGRVWDVPPDRTSYRVTGLQPASLHNFTVEFKTGVRSLNVTLTRRLSVLLQTALCPVGWVPSESSCWRAWRRGRPWVEAGLACNASGSHLADIETEEDFLFISSYLSTLNNMMLVWTGLNDLQQEGQLQWSNGVAYSLKSTVTSSLPANQTDCFALHMNATSPSYFFTGFFCYMPLPYMCQYTFPPAPPHFALVLEGVWETEALIGWSDVEDWRQAGGALELFLQYQEDAFVDQPHRRTVLSNSRSAAVRDLSPGRVYLFSLRAKHLSGAVQTLGSVLRVLTIPAVPEDLTLIQHNEDSMLLTWRPPQGQVEGYQLSYGASAAQITQRKLSTTDCSVRLEQLTPGAEYQLTLQSFRGTETSEPVSTRILIPPARVCFLSLTHVNSSSVGLAWEPALGLFDQYRLTVANGSTVQELLLPRESLSHTVSSLQDGCTYNLTMYRIRSTVTGATAVRTVTTVPARPQGLRVSSVSSHGFSLRWDGPSGCVDRYHVHLNPAHGLVTVRRAENGEIQAVVLAVTPGISYSTTVTAVAASVFSSPVSRTVTTNESTPESPTSLIGERVGSTGILLSWTAPIKSNGKIRDYAIKYKEVCPYPESSFNQIVTPSEIPEYLLNTLTPGSTYNIKVAAKNGAGFGLFSKSLFFKTAEAPPGLVTNLTAFATNHSVVKVTWFLPKLINGLITKFSVKAKYARTGVTVRKLEVNAEDIMNGALPHCNDAAEILSRGTPSPSEMSMQTSASSPPVTLSAVPPAASWNIPISAVVDQLRSYTAYVFEVSAFTSDGEGQIASYMVRMPESAPEDPPQNLSAWNITSKSFSLSWDPPTIVTGRFSYVIELHGPTGYLYENSTTDLKLVYSGLNPYTHYRVLARAKSAGALGPEAEAVVLTPAEAPSAVTELVARAVDATSVQVSWRSPSQPNGLITQYKLLVLVKGAVIRNITLIEQKEGLNQTHSDDDGVLNRRVRDATALLLHRYQRAALFPTSAPPPVVTSAYFLFASRIANQPGTATERSAHPTAASPFTSALLPSPAPESTSLPWLTDSAPPTPHTTLDLQTPGSAALTLPSDPSPTGGDKDPPPLSSSPAQPRLSTRAAVTADVTTSTAMVSSTQVIDLSADRISYVVTNLSPFTEYTFSVSAFTTVGEGPLVQTKAKTREQVPSSVQSVSYQNISSSSILLSWEPPLNPNGKITHYTAYVLDLDTKEAFQRVTNSTSIILLGLKKYSSYKLRVAASTAVGESALSEADDVFAVTLEDEPDSPPVNLSVYNVSTSSATVTWSPPVLANGVIRFYQILYQNSTMSLVVNSTSPSVSLEGLKPFSFYNVTVRAFTKYGHGNQSSEVLDLLSGEDVPGSPPFDLMYESLSSSEVNVSWQAPLVPNGAILFYSVEYWNSTHALNTTTPTTYARLSNLRKYARYRASVRASTRLGSGNHTSDILNITTLEDVPEGPIHNLTAQNFTSTALIVSWDPPLAPNGRVFYHLSLEEEHKTLLSSNQTIRKTTNDLVFLFTKLRKYTDYILKVTPATSAGSSENSTSVLYLRTEDDVPSSPPLFSSSRNVSSSSIHLSWLPPLEPNGVLTEYSLVLQGPGGANTTLTPDTSLTLTGLLPFSPYNVSIAAGNRRGLGPSLILLLHTDEAGPASPPRNLTVYNHTAASVWLTWEASLEPNGLVKFYGFRILELRRQTLTFQNSSGPSTWAQLTGFRPHSVYQISVCTFTRAGNGDQYSDPVTFTTNQSVSEAVRNLSCSGRSWDSVFLEWEAPAQSNGELTHYLIRYGEEEEELGPHTLWHTLSGLQPHTHYTFLVMAVNSAGPGDRLTCNASTPPESVPGPPGYFNVTQVQPTSVSLSWDPPESVPGQLQGYRIRVQLLSLRCGAWGLPACVEMEVLVYANASTETEITLEPLRKYRQYRFSISARTNAGYGNASRWVTTRTLPGDPDDPPRSVSVMTSSSGMKIEWEEPEQLAGPTSYLIYIVSVDGPDFNQTLVTAPEEKRAVVMSNLTAYTLYQVTVVAFRGPEDTAWQRGKASEPVFIRTLEEQPRDPPKNVTLQVIPEEVTRVYVTFSPPTKPNGNISGYQVRIYRDDQLDFQIHNLPIVHTQNQTMTGIIKGLKGGYNYRILISAVNGAGSGPSSEVHITTGIKAPPKPTQTPEAATDKHGVVMATSRTITILMPMCFFSDANGPIQKVQVIVAEEWVMDDGNLTNWKNAFNHRPAPYFTDEGFPNPVCFESGARRVPNVDTYVIGEDDSCMAQEKDGALCNGPLKPRTHYVFKFRAVNVQGQYTDSDFSERIRTSDSRNLTRDEEIILGVLLSFFLAVLLILIIYASVRIHQKQKEGGTYSPREAEIIETKFKLDQLIAVADLELKEEKLNRPVNKKSFLQHVEDLCANDNIKFQEEFSELPKLLHDLATSDADLPWNRSKNRFTNIKPYNNNRVKLLSEPGVPGSDYINASFVSGYLCPNEFIATQGPLPGTVADFWRMIWETRSRTIAMLTQCFEKGRIRCHQYWPEDNKPVTVFGDIVITKLSEDVFPDWTVRVLKVERHGDYMVVNHFNFTSWPEHGVPESSTTLIQFVRTIRAHRGHDNTTMVVHCSAGVGRTGVFIALDHLVQHVSDHDFVDIYGLVAELRSERMCMVQNLAQYMFLHQSTLDLLNSKGNSQSVWFVSYSALEKMDSLDAMEGDVELEWEETTM; encoded by the exons GTTGATATAAAAGCCATCAAAAACAATGTCATTCTGGAAACAAAGTCCTTTCGAGTAG ACCCGAAGCCCAGTTCCTCCCTCAGTGTTGGGGCGATGGTGTCGAGTGCGTATTTCAGCtgggggagcggggcgggggagcCCAGCACCAGCTCTCTGAGGCTCAGGGGTCGTGTGTGGGACGTGCCTCCTGATCGAACCTCATACCGCGTGACGGGCCTGCAGCCCGCCTCTCTCCACAACTTCACTGTGGAGTTTAAGACTGGAGTCCGAAGCCTCAATGTCACGCTCACACGCAGGCTGAGCGTGCTGCTCCAGACAG ctctcTGCCCGGTGGGCTGGGTGCCCTCAGAGAGCAGCTGCTGGAGAGCCTGGAGGCGGGGCCGGCCATGGGTGGAGGCGGGGCTAGCCTGCAACGCTTCGGGGTCACACCTGGCCGACATAGAGACAGAGGAGGACTTCCTGTTTATCTCCTCTTACCTGAGTACGCTCAACAACATGATGTTGGTGTGGACAGGTCTCAATGACCTGCAG CAGGAAGGACAGCTGCAGTGGTCCAATGGAGTTGCCTATAGCTTGAaaagcactgtgacatcatcactgccagccaatcagacagacTGCTTTGCCCTGCACATGAACGCCACGAGTCCCAGTTACTTTTTCACCGGGTTCTTCTGCTATATGCCCCTGCCATACATGTGCCAGTACACAT tcccccctgccccaccgcACTTCGCCTTAGTGCtggagggggtgtgggagacggaggctctgattggctggagtgATGTGGAAGACTGGAGGCAGGCAGGGGGCGCTCTGGAGCTGTTCCTCCAGTATCAGGAGGATGCGTTCGTAGACCAGCCCCATCGCAGGACAGTGCTGTCTAACAGCCGGAGTGCGGCTGTGCGGGACCTGTCTCCGGGACGAGTCTACCTGTTCTCCCTCAGAGCCAAGCACCTGAGTGGAGCGGTCCAGACCCTGGGCTCTGTGCTCCGGGTCCTCACAA TCCCAGCCGTACCTGAAGACCTGACCCTCATCCAGCACAATGAAGACTCCATGCTTCTCACCTGGAGACCCCCCCAGGGACAGGTAGAGGGATACCAG TTGAGCTACGGAGCTTCAGCAGCGCAGATAACCCAGCGCAAACTCAGCACCACCGACTGCAGCGTCCGCTTAGAGCAACTGACCCCCGGAGCAGAGTACCAGCTCACTCTGCAGTCCTTCAGAGGAACAGAGACCAGCGAGCCGGTCTCCACCCGCATCCTCATCC CTCCCGCCCGTgtctgcttcctgtctctgaCACACGTTAACTCCTCGTCCGTTGGCTTGGCGTGGGAGCCAGCACTTGGCCTGTTTGATCAGTACCGGCTGACTGTGGCCAACGGCTCCACAGTGCAGGAGCTGCTCCTGCCCAGAGAGAGCCTGTCCCACACCGTGTCCAGCCTGCAGGACGGCTGCACGTACAACCTGACCATGTACCGCATCCGGAGCACAGTCACAGGGGCCACTGCAGTCCGCACCGTGACCACAG tacCTGCCAGGCCTCAGGGTCTGCGCGTCTCTAGCGTTTCCTCTCATGGCTTCTCTCTGCGTTGGGACGGCCCGTCGGGCTGCGTGGACCGGTACCATGTGCACCTGAACCCCGCCCACGGCCTGGTCACCGTGCGCCGCGCGGAGAACGGAGAGATACag gCAGTTGTTTTGGCGGTAACCCCAGGGATATCATATAGCACCACGGTCACCGCGGTTGCCGCGTCGGTGTTCAGCTCCCCGGTCAGCCGGACCGTCACCACAAACGAGTCCA CACCGGAGTCCCCAACCAGCCTGATCGGGGAGAGAGTGGGCTCTACGGGCATCCTGCTGTCCTGGACCGCACCCATCAAAAGCAACGGCAAGATCCGCGACTACGCAATCAAGTACAAAGAGGTGTGTCcttacccagaatcctccttCAACCAGATCGTTACGCCCTCGGAGATCCCCGAGTATCTGCTCAACACCCTCACCCCAGGCTCCACCTACAACATCAAG GTGGCTGCGAAAAACGGTGCTGGATTTGGGCTCTTCAGCAAGTCCCTGTTCTTCAAAACCGCTGAGGCGC CCCCTGGCCTGGTCACCAACCTCACAGCCTTCGCTACCAATCACTCCGTGGTGAAGGTCACATGGTTCCTCCCCAAACTCATCAATGGCCTCATCACCAAGTTCTCCGTCAAGGCCAAGTACGCACGCACCGGCGTGACGGTCCGGAAGCTGGAGGTCAACGCCGAGGACATCATGAATGGAGCACTGCCGCACTGCAAC GATGCTGCAGAGATCCTCTCTCGGGGGACCCCCAGCCCCTCAGAGATGTCCATGCAGACGTCGGCCTCCTCTCCCCCGGTCACGCTGTCGGCAGTCCCCCCCGCTGCCTCCTGGAACATCCCCATCAGTGCAGTGGTGGACCAGCTGCGCTCCTACACCGCCTACGTTTTCGAGGTCTCCGCCTTCACCAGCGACGGCGAGGGCCAGATCGCCAGCTACATGGTCCGCATGCCGGAGTCAG CTCCTGAGGATCCACCACAAAACCTGTCTGCATGGAACATCACCTCCAAATCCTTCTCCCTGTCCTGGGACCCCCCCACCATCGTCACAGGACGTTTCAGCTACGTCATCGAGCTGCACGGACCCACCG gtTACTTGTATGAAAACAGCACCACTGATCTGAAACTGGTGTACTCTGGTCTGAACCCATACACGCACTACCGGGTTCTGGCTCGAGCCAAGTCTGCTGGGGCCTTAGGCCCGGAAGCAGAGGCCGTCGTGCTCACTCCTGCTGAAG CTCCCAGTGCAGTCACAGAGCTGGTTGCCAGAGCTGTAGATGCCACCTCAGTGCAGGTGTCCTGGAGAAGCCCCAGTCAGCCCAACGGCCTCATCACCCAGTACAAGCTCCTGGTGCTGGTCAAGGGCGCGGTGATTCGGAACATCACCCTCATCGAACAGAAGGAA GGTCTGAACCAGACGCACTCTGATGATGACGGTGTGTTGAATCGCCGCGTTCGAGACGCTACCGCCCTCCTGCTGCACCGTTACCAAAGAGCTGCCCTGTTCCCCACCTCTGCGCCCCCACCTGTGGTCACCTCTGCCTACTTCCTGTTTGCCTCCCGCATCGCTAACCAGCCTGGCACGGCAACAGAACGCTCCGCCCACCCCACCGCTGCTTCCCCCTTCACCTCTGCCCTCttgccaagccccgcccctgaaAGCACATCCCTCCCCTGGCTgactgactccgcccccccgaCGCCTCACACTACTCTCGATCTCCAGACTCCGGGCTCCGCCGCCCTCACCCTCCcctctgacccctcccccactggTGGAGACAAAGACCCGCCCCCTCTCAgctccagccccgcccagccaCGCCTCTCCACCCGTGCAGCTGtcactgctgatgtcacaacctCCACAG CGATGGTGTCCAGCACACAGGTGATCGACCTCTCTGCAGATCGCATCTCGTACGTGGTGACCAATCTCAGCCCCTTCACCGAGTACACCTTCAGTGTGTCAGCTTTCACCACTGTGGGGGAGGGCCCTCTGGTCCAGACCAAGGCGAAAACCAGAGAGCAAG tgcCAAGCTCAGTGCAGAGTGTCTCCTACCAGAACATAAGCTCCTCCTCCATCCTGCTGTCATGGGAACCGCCACTGAATCCCAACGGCAAGATCACACACTACACTGCCTATGTGCTGGACCTTGACACCAAGGAGGCCTTCCAAAGAGTGACCAACAGCACCAGCATAATCCTCTTAG gacTGAAGAAGTACAGCAGCTACAAGCTGCGTGTGGCGGCCTCCACAGCCGTAGGCGAGAGCGCTCTCTCTGAGGCAGACGACGTCTTCGCCGTCACGCTGGAGGACG AGCCGGACTCTCCCCCCGTGAACCTGTCTGTGTACAACGTCAGCACCTCCTCTGCCACAGTCACATGGTCTCCTCCAGTCCTGGCCAACGGCGTCATCCGGTTCTACCAGATTCTGTACCAGAATTCCACCATGAGCCTGGTGGTCAACTCCACGTCCCCCAGCGTCTCTCTGGAGGGTTTGAAACCGTTCTCCTTCTACAACGTGACCGTGCGAGCGTTCACCAAGTACGGTCATGGGAACCAGTCGTCTGAGGTTCTCGATCTGCTGAGCGGGGAGGACG TCCCAGGGAGCCCCCCCTTTGACCTGATGTACGAGAGTCTGAGCTCCAGTGAGGTGAACGTGTCCTGGCAGGCCCCGCTGGTGCCCAATGGCGCCATCTTGTTTTACAGCGTGGAGTACTGGAACTCCACCCACGCCCTGAACACCACCACGCCCACCACCTACGCCCGGCTCTCCAACCTGCGCAAGTACGCCCGCTACCGCGCCTCCGTGAGGGCCTCCACCCGGCTGGGCAGCGGCAACCACACCAGCGACATCCTCAACATCACCACGCTGGAGGACG TGCCTGAGGGGCCCATCCACAACCTGACGGCGCAGAACTTCACCTCCACTGCCCTCATTGTGAGCTGGGATCCGCCCCTGGCCCCCAACGGCAGAGTGTTCTACCACCtcagcctggaggaggagcacaAGACTCTGCTCAGCTCCAACCAGACCATCCGGAAGACCACCAACGACCTGGTCTTCCTCTTCACCAAGCTGCGCAAGTACACTGACTACATCCTGAAGGTCACCCCCGCGACCTCTGCTGGCTCCTCTGAGAATAGCACCAGCGTGTTGTACCTGCGGACTGAGGATGACG TGCCCAGCTCTCCTCCGCTCTTTAGCTCTAGCAGAAAcgtctcttcctcctccatccACCTGTCCTGGCTCCCCCCTCTGGAGCCCAATGGGGTCCTGACTGAGTACAGCCTGGTGCTGCAGGGGCCCGGGGGGGCCaacaccaccctcacccccGACACCAGCCTGACTCTCACCGGCCTGCTCCCCTTCTCCCCCTACAACGTCTCCATCGCCGCCGGCAACCGCCGGGGCCTCGGCCCCTCCCtcatcctgctgctgcacaCTGATGaagcag GCCCCGCCTCTCCGCCCAGGAACCTGACTGTGTATAACCACACTGCTGCCTCAGTGTGGCTGACCTGGGAGGCCAGCCTGGAGCCCAACGGCCTGGTTAAGTTCTATGGATTCAGGATCCTGGAGCTGCGCAGGCAGACCCTCACCTTCCAG AACTCCTCGGGACCCTCCACCTGGGCCCAGCTCACTGGCTTCCGGCCCCACAGCGTGTACCAGATCAGCGTCTGCACCTTCACCAGGGCGGGGAATGGGGACCAGTACAGCGACCCTGTCACCTTTACAACCAACCAATCAG tgtCCGAGGCAGTTAGGAATCTGTCGTGCAGTGGGCGGAGCTGGGACTCGGTGTTTCTGGAATGGGAGGCTCCCGCCCAGTCTAACGGCGAGCTGACCCACTACCTGATCCGgtatggagaggaagaggaggagctcgGACCGCACACTCTGTGGCACACACTCAGCGGActgcagccccacacacactacaccttCCTGGTGATGGCCGTCAACTCTGCTGGGCCAGGGGACAGGCTGACCTGCAATGCCAGCACACCGCCGGAATCCG TACCAGGTCCTCCGGGCTACTTTAACGTGACCCAGGTGCAGCCCACCAGCGTGAGCCTGAGCTGGGACCCCCCGGAGAGCGTCCCGGGCCAGCTGCAGGGGTACCGAATCCGGGTGCAGCTCCTGTCATTGCGCTGTGGGGCCTGGGGGCTCCCGGCCTGTGTGGAGATGGAGGTGCTGGTGTACGCCAACGCGTCCACGGAGACAGAGATCACCCTGGAGCCTCTGCGCAAATACCGCCAATACCGCTTCAGCATTTCGGCTCGCACCAACGCTGGGTACGGCAACGCCTCCCGCTGGGTCACCACCCGCACCCTGCCTGGCG ATCCTGATGACCCTCCTCGCTCCGTCTCGGTGATGACCTCATCCAGCGGGATGAAGAttgagtgggaggagcctgagCAGCTTGCAGGCCCCACCTCTTATCTCATCTACATCGTCTCT GTGGATGGTCCAGACTTTAACCAGACCCTGGTGACAGCCCCTGAGGAGAAGCGGGCGGTGGTGATGTCCAACCTCACTGCCTACACCCTGTACCAGGTGACCGTGGTCGCCTTCCGAGGCCCTGAGGACACAGCCTGGCAGAGAGGCAAGGCCAGCGAACCTGTGTTCATCAGAACCCTGGAGGAAC AACCGAGAGACCCCCCCAAAAACGTGACCCTGCAGGTGATTCCTGAGGAGGTGACGAGGGTGTACGTAaccttctccccccccaccaaacccaACGGGAACATCAGCGGCTACCAAGTGAGGATCTACAGAGACGACCAGCTGGACTTCCAGATCCACAACCTGCCCATCGTGCACACCCAGAACCAGACCATGACCGGCATCATTAAGGGCTTGAAAGGGGGCTATAACTACAGAATACTG ATTTCTGCTGTAAATGGAGCCGGATCTGGCCCCAGTTCAGAGGTTCACATCACCACGGGAATTAAAG CACCCCCAAAGCCCACGCAAACGCCGGAGGCCGCCACAGACAAGCATGGAGTCGTCATGGCAACCTCCAGAACCATCACCATCCTGATGCCCATGTGCTTCTTCTCCGATGCCAACGGACCCATCCAGAAGGTGCAGGTGATCGTGGCAGAGGAATGGG TCATGGATGACGGGAACTTGACCAACTGGAAAAACGCCTTCAACCACAGACCAGCGCCCTATTTCACAGACGAGGGTTTCCCCAATCCTGTGTGCTTTGAGAGCGGGGCGCGCAGAGTTCCTAACGTGGACACGTACGTCATCGGAGAGGACGATAGCTGCATGGCACAGGAGAAGGACGGTGCGCTGTGCAACGGGCCCCTGAAGCCCAGAACACACTACGT ATTCAAATTTCGAGCCGTAAACGTCCAGGGTCAGTACACGGATTCGGACTTCTCAGAGCGCATCAGAACATCAG ACAGCCGGAATTTGACTCGGGATGAGGAGATTATCCTGGGTGTGCTGCTGTCCTTCTTCCtcgctgtgctgctcatcctgaTCATCTACGCATCTGTAAG GATCCATCAGAAGCAGAAGGAAGGAGGCACCTACTCTCCTCGAGAGGCTGAGATCATCGAAACCAAGTTCAAGCTGGACCAGCTGATCGCCGTGGCCGACCTGGAGCTCAAAGAGGAGAAGCTGAACCG GCCTGTTAATAAGAAGTCGTTTCTGCAGCACGTGGAGGACCTGTGTGCCAACGACAACATCAAGTTCCAGGAGGAATTCTCT GAACTTCCCAAGCTGCTGCACGACCTGGCCACCTCAGACGCCGACCTGCCCTGGAACCGTTCGAAGAACCGCTTCACCAACATCAAGCCCT acaacaacaacagagtGAAGCTGCTGTCGGAACCTGGGGTCCCTGGATCGGACTACATAAACGCCAGCTTTGTCTCG ggGTACCTTTGCCCAAATGAGTTCATCGCCACCCAGGGCCCGCTGCCAGGTACGGTGGCGGACTTCTGGCGGATGATCTGGGAAACGCGCTCGCGCACCATCGCCATGCTCACACAGTGCTTCGAGAAAGGCAGG ATTCGATGTCACCAGTACTGGCCCGAGGACAACAAACCAGTGACCGTGTTTGGAGATATCGTCATCACCAAGCTGAGCGAGGATGTGTTTCCTGATTGGACCGTTCGGGTCCTCAAAGTGGAGAGG CATGGCGACTACATGGTAGTGAACCACTTTAACTTCACATCCTGGCCGGAGCACGGGGTCCCGGAGTCCAGCACCACCCTCATCCAGTTCGTCAGGACCATCCGAGCCCACAGGGGACATGACAACACCACCATGGTGGTGCACTGCAG TGCGGGTGTGGGCCGGACGGGCGTGTTCATTGCACTGGACCACCTCGTCCAGCACGTGAGCGACCATGACTTTGTGGACATTTACGGCCTGGTGGCAGAGCTTCGAAGCGAGAGGATGTGCATGGTGCAGAACCTG GCGCAGTACATGTTCCTGCACCAGAGCACTCTGGACCTGCTGAACAGCAAGGGCAACAGCCAGTCTGTGTGGTTCGTCAGCTACTCTGCTCTGGAGAAGATGGACTCCCTGGATGCCATGGAAG gcGATGTTGAGCTTGAATGGGAGGAAACGACCATGTGA